One window from the genome of Pempheris klunzingeri isolate RE-2024b chromosome 7, fPemKlu1.hap1, whole genome shotgun sequence encodes:
- the ptrh1 gene encoding peptidyl-tRNA hydrolase isoform X2: MNFVTMRRVLTRVVNRVLLSELFTPAMGIEAEIQTQGHRKLVVGLGNQGMEGTRHSVGMAVLGALAARLGVADRWRGDKHVSGEVIVSEVEHTHVVLLRPRLLMNVNGVAVAKAAGKYGVRPEDILLVHDDLDKPLGKIAVKQGGSARGHNGVRSCVDCLQTDVMPRIRVGIGRPAGKTSVEHHVLGRFSSEEQKVLDSVLVQSVDLLLSQLSQQDSRPPSSPAGGRQAAQERRERERAASPAEDSAAAAAHGP; the protein is encoded by the exons ATGAACTTTGTCACAATGCGACGAGTTTTAACAAGAGTCGTAAACCGAGTTCTGCTGAGTGAGCTGTTCACACCAGCGATGGGCATTGAagcagaaatacaaacacaaggACACCGAAAGCTG gtgGTGGGGCTGGGTAACCAGGGCATGGAGGGTACCAGACACAGCGTCGGCATGGCGGTGCTTGGCGCCCTCGCCGCCAGGCTTGGCGTGGCCGACCGTTGGCGCGGCGACAAGCACGTGAGCGGTGAGGTCATCGTGTCAGAGgtagaacacacacatgtggtGCTGCTCCGTCCCAGGCTGCTGATGAACGTCAACGGGGTGGCGGTGGCCAAAGCAG CGGGTAAATACGGCGTCAGGCCCGAGGACATCCTGCTGGTGCACGATGACCTGGACAAACCTCTGGGGAAAATCGCCGTCAAACAGGGAGGAAGTGCCAG GGGTCATAATGGAGTCCGCTCCTGTGTCGACTGTCTCCAGACCGAC GTGATGCCCAGGATTCGGGTCGGGATCGGACGGCCGGCGGGGAAAACGTCAGTGGAGCATCACGTCCTGGGCCGGTTCTCCTCTGAGGAGCAGAAGGTTCTGGACTCGGTGCTGGTCCAGAGCGTGGACCTGCTCCTCTCCCAGCTCTCCCAGCAGGACTCCCGGCCCCCCTCctcaccagcagggggcagacAAGCAgcacaggagaggagggagagggagcgtGCTGCCTCCCCAGCTGaggactctgctgctgctgctgctcacggTCCCTGA
- the ptrh1 gene encoding peptidyl-tRNA hydrolase isoform X1: protein MGRMKKATVFSKICRYLSLFLKKLMNFVTMRRVLTRVVNRVLLSELFTPAMGIEAEIQTQGHRKLVVGLGNQGMEGTRHSVGMAVLGALAARLGVADRWRGDKHVSGEVIVSEVEHTHVVLLRPRLLMNVNGVAVAKAAGKYGVRPEDILLVHDDLDKPLGKIAVKQGGSARGHNGVRSCVDCLQTDVMPRIRVGIGRPAGKTSVEHHVLGRFSSEEQKVLDSVLVQSVDLLLSQLSQQDSRPPSSPAGGRQAAQERRERERAASPAEDSAAAAAHGP, encoded by the exons ATGGGCCGAATGAAGAAAGCCACCGTTTTTAGTAAAATCTGTCGCTATTTGTCACTTTTTCTAAAGAAGCTGATGAACTTTGTCACAATGCGACGAGTTTTAACAAGAGTCGTAAACCGAGTTCTGCTGAGTGAGCTGTTCACACCAGCGATGGGCATTGAagcagaaatacaaacacaaggACACCGAAAGCTG gtgGTGGGGCTGGGTAACCAGGGCATGGAGGGTACCAGACACAGCGTCGGCATGGCGGTGCTTGGCGCCCTCGCCGCCAGGCTTGGCGTGGCCGACCGTTGGCGCGGCGACAAGCACGTGAGCGGTGAGGTCATCGTGTCAGAGgtagaacacacacatgtggtGCTGCTCCGTCCCAGGCTGCTGATGAACGTCAACGGGGTGGCGGTGGCCAAAGCAG CGGGTAAATACGGCGTCAGGCCCGAGGACATCCTGCTGGTGCACGATGACCTGGACAAACCTCTGGGGAAAATCGCCGTCAAACAGGGAGGAAGTGCCAG GGGTCATAATGGAGTCCGCTCCTGTGTCGACTGTCTCCAGACCGAC GTGATGCCCAGGATTCGGGTCGGGATCGGACGGCCGGCGGGGAAAACGTCAGTGGAGCATCACGTCCTGGGCCGGTTCTCCTCTGAGGAGCAGAAGGTTCTGGACTCGGTGCTGGTCCAGAGCGTGGACCTGCTCCTCTCCCAGCTCTCCCAGCAGGACTCCCGGCCCCCCTCctcaccagcagggggcagacAAGCAgcacaggagaggagggagagggagcgtGCTGCCTCCCCAGCTGaggactctgctgctgctgctgctcacggTCCCTGA
- the LOC139203535 gene encoding natterin-3-like: protein MRWSVAVVLLVLQHCGPALQSDPLLYVSQLQDGQEKPQLRLNPALENVVPFREIWKPVEVREIPETETTSHSFPMFGEHTNLKWVTWSGSLPNGAVAIFNGYTERTDYVCKVNCEAGFYTPSKGNFCRYPYADKEYSSSKFEVLVNVDHFEFLQWVEESYGSVPQYAIKTCADSDIYVGKNKYGLGKVVAQHEAFFLPWEGDEYWYKSYQVLAVNRDSYSQHISHVEYGIDQMELFHLPPETLQLAKVTNLECRNVEKTVKLEKTSRVEKTWDIGRETRNGSVSTMKAKVPILGPGTVDFTKEQTVTFSEGTTTVDSISHSVSVVLLVPPNHSCVVRMDGRKMTADIPFTGRLSRTNHNGDTHWTSITGTYDGVSVGEINAVVERCQPVTDAVPCSSAQD, encoded by the exons ATGAGGTGGAGCGTCGCTGTTgtcctgctggtgctgcagcaCTGCGGCCCGGCGCTGCAGTCCGACCCGCTGCTCTACGTCTCCCAGCTGCAGGACGGCCAAGAAAAACCCC AGCTGCGGCTCAACCCCGCACTGGAAAATGTTGTCCCTTTCCGGGAAATCTGGAAACCTGTTGAAGTGAGAGAGATCCCAGAAACTGAGACGACCTCGCACTCCTTCCCCATGTTTGGTGAACACACGAACCTCAAGTGGGTCACATGGAGCGGTTCCCTCCCGAACGGCGCTGTTGCCATCTTCAACGGCTACACCGAACGCACCGACTACGTGTGCAAAGTCAACTGCGAGGCCGGCTTCTACACTCCCAGCAAAGGGAACTTCTGCCGGTACCCGTACGCCGACAAAGAGTACAGCTCCTCCAAGTTTGAAGTCCTGGTCAACGTGGACCACTTTGAGTTCCTGCAGTGGGTTGAAGAGTCGTACGGGTCGGTGCCTCAGTACGCCATCAAGACCTGCGCCGACTCCGACATCTACGTGGGCAAAAACAAGTACGGCCTTGGCAAAGTGGTGGCCCAACACGAGGCCTTCTTCCTTCCCTGGGAGGGCGATGAGTACTGGTACAAGAGCTACCAGGTTCTGGCCGTCAACAGAGACAGCTACAGCCAGCACATCTCTCACGTGGAGTACGGCATCGACCAGATGGAGCTGTTCCACCTTCCTCCGGAGACCCTGCAGCTCGCCAAGGTCACCAACCTGGAGTGCAGAAATGTGGAGAAGACGGTGAAACTGGAGAAGACCAGCAGGGTGGAGAAGACCTGGGACATCGGCAGGGAGACCCGCAACGGCTCCGTGTCCACCATGAAGGCCAAAGTGCCCATCCTCGGCCCGGGGACGGTGGACTTCACCAAGGAGCAGACGGTGACCTTCTCCGAGGGAACCACCACGGTGGACTCCATCAGTCACTCCGTCTCCGTGGTGCTGCTGGTCCCACCCAACCACTCCTGCGTCGTGAGGATGGACGGCAGGAAGATGACGGCCGACATCCCCTTCACCGGCCGGCTGAGCAGGACCAACCACAACGGAGACACACACTGGACGTCCATCACGGGCACCTACGACGGCGTGAGCGTGGGCGAGATCAATGCCGTGGTGGAGAGATGTCAGCCGGTGACTGACGCCGTTCCCTGTTCCTCCGCTCAAGACTGA